The nucleotide sequence AAATTCAAAACCTGCTGCGGCTAAATAAGGCACCTGCCAGCCGCCAAGAAAAAGTGTGACGGTGATACACGCGATCAGCACGGTTTCAATTAAATCCGTCAGGAAAAATACGCCAAAACGCATGCTGCTGAATTCGATATGATAGCCGATGATCTCGCTTTCGCCTTCAGGCGCGTCAAAGGGAATGCGCTTCGTTTCCGCAATGCCGGTAGTTAAAAAAAGCAGGAACCCGATGGGCTGCAAGAAAATGCCCCACTTCGGAATCCAGCCCCAAGCCAGATTGCCTTGCGCGCGCACGATCTCCTGCAAATTGACCGTTTGATAAACCATCAATACGCCGATAATCGAGACCCCGATTGCAACCTCGTAAGAAATCATCTGGGCCGAGGCGCGCAAGCCGCCCATCAGCGAATAGTTGTTGTTCGACGCCCATGAGCCAAGCACCACGCCGTAAACCGCCATGGACATCGTGGCAAAAACGTAGAGAATGCCGACATTCAACGGCGCGATTTGCATCGGATGCGCGGTTTCACCGACTATGAGCGTATCGGCAAACGGAATCGCGGCAAAGGCGGCAACCGCAAAAAACATGCTGATCCCGGGCGCAATCGAAAACAAAAACTTTTCTGCGCCTTTGGGCCGAAAGTCTTCTTTAAAAAACATTTTCAACGAATCGGCAATGATGTGGAACAGGCCAAAAAGCCGCAGTCCGAAAATCTTCGCGCGGTTCGCGCCGACACGATCTTGCATAAGCGCGCTTTGTTTGCGTTCAACCCAGGTCAACAAGGCCGCTGTGTTGAACACGAAGAGAAGAACAAAAAAAAGGAATTTGAGAATGGTTGCAATGATGTCAGTCATAACTATCCAAAAATTGGAATCACACGCAGCTTATCTTGCACTTGGTTCAATCGTCGAGCCTTCACCACGTTGAGATCTTCACCGATTTTATGACCCACCTCGCCCATCGTCTCATACGACATGCCGTGGAACGCCGCAATCTCTTGCGCGAGCGCATTAAAAACGTCTTCGGCTTCGAGGTAAGGACTCATCACGCCCAATTGCTTGCCGAGCATTTTTAGAATCTGCCATTCCGGCCGCGCATCGCCGAGCGGCGCAACCGCGGCATACAAACGCTGCACACGATCGGCAAAATTCGTGAAGGTGCCGTGCTTCTCCGGCCAGGCTGCCGCGGGCAATAAAACATGAGCAAGATCACTGGTGGCATGGCGATTCGTTCCGATGAAAATCACCGTCGGCACTTTTTGCAAAGCCTTGGCGATAGTCTCCTGCGCAAAGCCGTCAGTGAGATCGTGATGAAAGATCAACAAGACGGCCAGCTTGCCGTCCGCCGCCTCTTGCAGGAGATTCTGCGAATCTTGCGCGGCGACGGAAAAGTCCATCAGCTCCGCGCCCCGCGTGTTGGGGTGGCGATCTTCTTTGATTAAGAAAGCATCGCTCACTGGCTTCTCTCGCGGCGCAAGTTTCGTGGCAACGTTCTGAATGCCGAGTCTGTCGATGAATTTCTTCAGCACGAACAAATCTTCATTCGCAAGTTGCGGCGAGGACCACACGCCGGCACGGCCGGGCAGCGCGTTTTTGATTTTTTGCACAACCGCGTCAACCGCCACCTCCCACGTCGTCTCCAGCCACTGCTCGCCGTGTTTCATCATCGGCGCAGAAATGCGCGAGGGATCATCGACGCCCTTGAACGCATAGCGCCCGATGTCACACATCCACCATTGATTGACTTCGGGATTGTAGCGCGGCTTCAGACGCACAACGCGGCGGCCTTCGGCATGATGCGTGCGATTGGTATTCGTGTGCACCGCGATATTGCAGCCGGTGCTGCAGCCCGGGCAAATCGAATTGGTTGCCTCCAAATACCACACGCGCGCTTCAAAGCGAAAGTCTTTTTCCGTGAGCGCTCCCACCGGGCAAATATCAACGGTGTTGACGGAATACAAATTATCAAGCTGCTTGCCGGGATAAGGCGCCAATTCCGCATGGTCGCCGCGATTGAAAATGCCCAGCTCATAGCTTTTGCTAACCTCATCGCAGAAGCGCACACACCGGCTGCAGAGAATGCAGCGTTCCTGATCGAGCATGACATGCGGGCCAATGTCGCGCGCTTTGTCTTTCTTGACTTTGTTCTCGACCATTTTGCTGTCGTACTGGCCGATGCGCATGTAATATTCTTGCAACCAGCATTCGCCCGCTTGATCGCACACCGGGCAATCGAGCGGATGATTGACGAGCAGCAGCTCAAGCACGTCTTTGCGCGCGCGCAGCGCCTTTTCGCTTTGTGTGTGCACAACCATGCCGTCGGTCACCGGCGTGTAGCAAGCGACTTGCGGCTTGGGCATTTTTTCGATTTCAACCAAACAGATGCGGCACTGGCCGACGATACTCAAGCCGGGATGATAACAATAGCGTGGAATCTCGATGCCGAGCTTTTCCGCAGCTTGAATGACCGTGGCGCCGGCTTCGACTTCGACTAGTTTGCCATCTATGGTGATGTTGGGCATGTGTGACCTTATGCTGCTTCCAATAATTTGGGTTCCAGAACCAATTTTTTAACTCGTACCGTGTGGCGAGAGTCTTTATCCAAAGCTTTCACTTCTAAAAAATTTGAAACCGGCGCCTGCTGGATTAGTTTGAGCACAAGACGCTGAAGGCGCTTGGGATATGAAGCTAGCTTGTCTAGCACAATCGGTTTCCGACGAGAATATTGCACCAAGCGGTTATAGCAAATGAAAATCATTTGCAAGGGTTTCTCTTCAACAGTGTCGAAGTACAGAACGATGGTATCGGCGATTTCGAGTCCCGTTTCTTTTT is from Cytophagia bacterium CHB2 and encodes:
- a CDS encoding NADH-quinone oxidoreductase subunit H — its product is MTDIIATILKFLFFVLLFVFNTAALLTWVERKQSALMQDRVGANRAKIFGLRLFGLFHIIADSLKMFFKEDFRPKGAEKFLFSIAPGISMFFAVAAFAAIPFADTLIVGETAHPMQIAPLNVGILYVFATMSMAVYGVVLGSWASNNNYSLMGGLRASAQMISYEVAIGVSIIGVLMVYQTVNLQEIVRAQGNLAWGWIPKWGIFLQPIGFLLFLTTGIAETKRIPFDAPEGESEIIGYHIEFSSMRFGVFFLTDLIETVLIACITVTLFLGGWQVPYLAAAGFEFPWGGTLALSNPVVTLLQFLAFSIKVAILLWFMMLIRWTLPRFRYDQIMFIGWKILLPLALINVFVTAAVIVFL
- a CDS encoding 2Fe-2S iron-sulfur cluster binding domain-containing protein, which encodes MPNITIDGKLVEVEAGATVIQAAEKLGIEIPRYCYHPGLSIVGQCRICLVEIEKMPKPQVACYTPVTDGMVVHTQSEKALRARKDVLELLLVNHPLDCPVCDQAGECWLQEYYMRIGQYDSKMVENKVKKDKARDIGPHVMLDQERCILCSRCVRFCDEVSKSYELGIFNRGDHAELAPYPGKQLDNLYSVNTVDICPVGALTEKDFRFEARVWYLEATNSICPGCSTGCNIAVHTNTNRTHHAEGRRVVRLKPRYNPEVNQWWMCDIGRYAFKGVDDPSRISAPMMKHGEQWLETTWEVAVDAVVQKIKNALPGRAGVWSSPQLANEDLFVLKKFIDRLGIQNVATKLAPREKPVSDAFLIKEDRHPNTRGAELMDFSVAAQDSQNLLQEAADGKLAVLLIFHHDLTDGFAQETIAKALQKVPTVIFIGTNRHATSDLAHVLLPAAAWPEKHGTFTNFADRVQRLYAAVAPLGDARPEWQILKMLGKQLGVMSPYLEAEDVFNALAQEIAAFHGMSYETMGEVGHKIGEDLNVVKARRLNQVQDKLRVIPIFG